Part of the Pseudodesulfovibrio hydrargyri genome is shown below.
AACCGCAGGTAGACCCCGGATATCCAGCGCTGGTTCGCGGCCCGGCGCATGTAGGTGGTGATGGGCATGAGCAGGACCTCGTCCTGGTCCGTGCCGGACACGTCGCGCCCCTTTTCCTCCATGACCCCGAGAACCCTGAAGCTGGCCCGGAACATGTAGATGTCCCGGCCCACGGCCTGCTCGGGCCTGCCGAACAGCCGCTCGGCGATCTTGCGCCCGAGCACGCAGACCTTGGCCCGGTCCTCGACCTCGTTCCAGGTGAAGAAACGGCCCTGTTCCGGGCGGAAACTGCGGATTTCCTGGTAGCTGGGCCAGCAGGCCATGATCTGGGCGTCGACCGCGTTGCCGTTGCCGCGCACGGCCATGGTCGCGGTGACGAAGGGCGAGCCCTCCAGGACCGAAGGCACGGAGTCGATCAGGGCCTGGGCGTCGGCCAGGACAAAGGTGCGCGAACTGCCGGTCATGCGCAGGGTCCCGCCGCGTGTGAAGCGCACGGACCCGGCCAGGACCGCGTAGAGGTTGGGCCCGAGCTTCTCGGTCTCCAGCTCGGCCTGGCGGACCATGATCTTGGACACGTGCTGCACCCCGGTGAAGGCCAGCGCGCCCAGGAAAACCCCGAGCATGGCCAGCACGGCCCGCAGCTTGTGGGCTGAGAGCGACGAGACGGCTATGGTCAGGTTCAGGGGCAGCATGCCGGTTCCCCGCTACTCGTACCGGTCACGGTTCCAGGCCGTGTTGCCGTTGAAGATGTGCTGCCACAGCCGTTCGAAGGCGTGGCCCGTGTTGCCCTGGTCATGGGGGTCGGCCTCGGTCAACCGCAGACAGAACTCGTAGAAGGCCTTGGGCCGGGTGCGGATGCGCTCGCCGGTCACGCAGAAATTGCCCGTGGGCGCGCGACAGACGATCTCGCGCGGCATGGGCGCGTCGAACAGAAGCTCGAATATCTCGCCCACCGGGATGTCCCGGCCCCAACCGGCCCAGCGCCCCTCGTTCTCGGGCTTGCGCAGGTCATGCGGGCGGCCCAGCCGGTCGCTTTTGAGCTTGAACCAGGCAAGCCCCTTGAAGGGCATGCCGCGATCCGCAACGTCTTCAAGCTGTTTCCGCAAGGTCTCGACCGTGGCCCGGCCGCGATCATCGATATGATCAAAGGGGTCGCCCTGCAGGAAGACGTTCAGAGGGGAGAGGACGTCGTACTCGTTGACGATGTGGGTGAAATAGGTGTGCGCCTCGCGCCCGATGTTCGGCAGCGGGCGGGTGCCCGGGCCTCCGTCGCCGCCCTTGTCGTAGACCACGTGATCACACCCGAGGGCCTCGGCCCAGGACACGTCCTCGCGGTATCTGGCAATGATCACCCGGATGTCTTCACGCACGATCACGCTCCCTGCGTCGGCTATCCTTCCGCAACCTTCTCCAAGACCATGGCCCGGACATAGGTGGGCTGCTCGTCCGAGGAGCGTCCGCCCGAACCGTATCCCACCCCGAGGAGGGTGCCCATGGGCAGGGAACCGAAGCGGTCCGCAACCGTCCGCAAGATAGCCAGGCCCGTGGGCGTGGCCCGCTCCATGGAGCAGTCGGAGCCAAAGGTGGTCAACCCCTTGGCCAGTTCCGCGCAAGCAGGGGCCGGGACTGGCATTCTGCCGTGGGCGCAGTCCACGAAGCCCGACCCCAGATCGACCGGGCTGCAGACCGTTTCCTCGGCCTCCAGGGCGTCCAGGAGGAGCATGGAACCGCAAATGTCCGCAAGGGTGTCCACAGCGCCGATCTCATGAAAGTGGACCTGCTCCAGATCCACGCCGTGGACCTTGGCTTCGGCCTCGCCGAGCAGGCGCAAGGCCCGTATGGACCGTTCCCCGGCCCGGCCGCCCAAGCCGCTCCGTTCGATGATCCGGCACAGGTCCGCATAGTGGCGCAGGGGTTGTTCCCTGGTCTGGAGTACGTCCACGTGCCTGGTGCGTAAGCCCGCGATGCGCTTTTCCGTCCACTTGAGCCCGAAGCCGTCCAGGCCGAGCCCGCTCAGCTCCTTTTCCAAAAAATCGAACCCGCTGCCGGGGCCGAGCCACTCCTCCAAGGCGTGGCTCAGGGCCGCAAGAAGCATGTCGCCGCTCACGCCCGTGGAACAATCGAGGTAGACCGTGCTCATGAATTCCTATCCGTCCTGTCCGCCTGCGGCCTCGGTGCCGCCCCACCGCCTGTTGCGGCTGCTGAGGTGGTCAAAGATCGAGGTCTCCTGATCGGGCATCTTGCCGACGCAGCGGGCCGTCGCGTGCCCGCCGGTGCGCAACGCGCGGTACGGGGCGATCTTGGCGCGGCCTGTCTCGATGAAGGTCTGCCCGAGCTGCCGGTTTTCAATTTTCCGCGTGAGATTTGTCCGGCTCCGGAGTCATCCGGAAGTCGGTCCAGGCTCATTCAACCCACTCCTTGAAAGTGCATGATTGGAGCCCGATCTTGATTGCCAGCGCCACGATCTTATCACGATTTTCCGCTATGATTTCTGAATACTGCGGAAGATACTCCACGGTTGCCATCAGATTATCAGGCCGGACGCGGACCGTGTCCAGGCCGAGCGAATGCAGATAATTTTCCAGGACTTCGACCCGATGCAGATCCTCGGCGGACAGTTCGACGCCAAGGGGTATGCGGGTGGCCAGGCAGCTTTCCGACGGGGTCTCCCAGTTGGGCAGCCCGGCGTCAAAGGCCAGGGCACGGATGTGCGACTTGCCCAGGCCGAGATCGGCCAAGGGGGAGAAGACCTTGAATTCGCGCACGGCCTTGAGGCCGGGACGGTCCGACGGGTCGTCCGCGTTGGTCCCGTCCAGAAGCAGGCACTCGTCGCCAAGTTCTTCCTTTATGGCCCTGAAAACCAAGCACTTACAGTGGTAGCACCGGTCTATCTGGTTGCGCCGGACCTCGGGCACGGACAGGGCCGAGACCTTGAGGATGCGGTGTTCGATGCCTATGCGTTCGGCCACTTCCATGGCCCGCTCCCTGTCCCGCGCCGGGGTCAGTTCGCTGACCAGGGTACAGGCCACGGCCCGGGAACCGAGGGCGAGTTTGGCCGCGGCGGCCACCAGCCCGCTGTCGACCCCGCCGGACAGGGCCACAGCCACGCAACCGGCGTCGCTCGATCGCTCGGCGATATGTGTTGCAAGTTGTTCAATGCTCATTCTTGTATAATAGCCCAGCCGACACTGCGGTTCAACTCCTTTCGGGCTTGTCGCGCCCGATGAGGTCGATGCGCCGCCAGGGCCCCCTGGTGAACCGGTAGGTAAAGGTCGAAGCCAGGATCATCACGTAGACGAGCAGAAATATCCACGGACCGTGGATGCTGGTCACGCTCAGCCCGTTGAGCACCAGCAGGGGGATGACGATGCAGACGATGGAGGAGGCGCCCATGACGGCCATGATGAACCGGGTGTCGCCCGCGCCCTTGAGCCCGCCCATGTATACGATGGCAACGGCGTCCAGCAGGGTGAAGACCGAACAGTAACGCATGAGCACTTCGCCCATGATCAAAACCGCGTCGAAGTCGGCCCCGGCCGCGTCCCGGGGCCGGAACAGGTTGAGCAGGAACTCGGGCATGAACCAGAAGACCACCGCCATGACCCCCATGTAGGCCAGGGCCAGATGCAGGACCGAATGGGTGGAGAAAGCGGCCCGGTTCGGATTGTTGTCGCCCATGGCCAGGCCGACCATGATGCTTGCCGCCACGTGCATGCCGATGGTCGGCAGGAAGGCCAGGTTGTAGATGGAGAAGACCGCGCTGGTGGAGGCCAGCTCCACCGGTCCGAACCTGCCGACGATAAAGACGAAAAAGGAGATGGCGAACATGTCCAGGAAGAACTGGACCCCGCCCGGCAAACCGAAATGAAGGAACCGGCCGAACAGCTCACGGTCGAACCGCCATGCGGTCCGGACCTTGTAAACGGCTTCGTTCTTTTTGGTGAAGATGAGCAGTCCGTAGACGATCACAGGAACGATGAACCCGATGACGGTGGCCAGACCGGCCCCGGCAATGCCCATCTCCGGGAACGGGCCAATACCGTTGATCAGGCAGTAGTCCAGCGGCACGTTGATGAAGATCGAACCCATGCTGATGAGCATGACCGGTTTGGTCAGCCCGCGCCCGGCAAAGAAGTTGGACAGGCACAGGCCGAGCAGGCAGGGCAGGCTGCCCACAGTGAGAATCTGGAAGTAAATAACCTCGAGCCGCTGGATGGCCGGGGGATGTCCACCCAGCCGGAACATGGGTTCGGCGAGAAACAGCAGGGCGGCCAGGAACAGCCCTGACGGGACGCAGAACCAGATGCCCTGCCACAGGGCGCGCCCTACATCGGCCGGACGGCACGCGCCCGTGTACTGGGCGATGAACACGTTGACGTATTCGGACACGCCCATGAAAAAGGAAAGGAACAGGAAGGACATGACGTTCGCCGGCAGCGAGGCGGCCAAAGCCTCCAGCGAATAGTTGCCCAGAAAGATGCGGTCCGTGAAAGTCATGACCGTATTGGAGATCATGCTGACGACCAGCGGAAACCCTATGTTCAGAGCCTCCTTGTACCCGCCCTGCGCATGCCACCGTTTGACCATATTCATTGCTTCACCTTGCGTCCTGCGATACCGCCCGGAAATCAGAGCCTGACCGCCCATGGCAACCTATCCCGGAGCGGCTCCACGGTAAAGCGGAATCATTTCATTTCACCATCTTGAAAAACAACGCACAGCATGCTATATAAAAGACTATAGCAACCTGAAATAGTACCGGAAATATGGATTTCAAAACAGACTACCTCTTTTTCGCGGACATGGCCCGGTTCAACCGCCTCTATGCAAAGGGATTGTCCAAGCGGCTTTCCTCATACGGTGTTCGGCCCGGCTACCTTGAGATTCTGTTCCGCCTGTGGGAGCAGGACGGCATTACCCAGAAATCCCTGCACAAGGGCATTGACGTGGAGCAGGCCACTTTATCCAACACGCTCAAGCGCATGGAGCGCGACGGCTTGCTGCTGCGCCAACGCAACCCCAAGGACCGCAGGCAATCCCTTATTGTGCTGACAGATACAGGCGCTGGCCTGCGCAAACTCGTGCAAACGGCCATCGATGACCTGCAATCCGCGGTCAACGCCCGCTTGAGCGTCACCGACCGGCGCTATTTCCGCCGAATCCTGAAGCAGATGAATGAACACCTCTTTGCCGACCAGGACGACGCCACCCTTGTACTGCTCGACGAAGTGGATGAAACGGAACCGGTGCCCTTGATGCTTACGGATGAGATCGAGAGATGACGCGGAACTGATCCACAAGAAACCACAAATGGGATTGCGGTGTTTATTTCCATGAACGACAGGCATTGCAGACCTCTTCTGACACAATCTTCCCCACAACACCGCATGCATCCCTAAAATTTTTG
Proteins encoded:
- a CDS encoding ABC transporter permease, with the protein product MLPLNLTIAVSSLSAHKLRAVLAMLGVFLGALAFTGVQHVSKIMVRQAELETEKLGPNLYAVLAGSVRFTRGGTLRMTGSSRTFVLADAQALIDSVPSVLEGSPFVTATMAVRGNGNAVDAQIMACWPSYQEIRSFRPEQGRFFTWNEVEDRAKVCVLGRKIAERLFGRPEQAVGRDIYMFRASFRVLGVMEEKGRDVSGTDQDEVLLMPITTYMRRAANQRWISGVYLRLAKDAGLASVNGAVNAVMRERHKIDPGEDDDFSAMSAADAIKLQRQALDLMTTLGGITSTISFAVGGMGILSIMILVVRSRRVEIGVRRAVGGRRRDIVRQFLFESGLMAAVGGGLGVAVTVILVVVGCTVAKLPIIIDPASLVVTLLGSCLLGVIAGAYPAWQAANIEILDVLRS
- a CDS encoding DUF3431 domain-containing protein; amino-acid sequence: MREDIRVIIARYREDVSWAEALGCDHVVYDKGGDGGPGTRPLPNIGREAHTYFTHIVNEYDVLSPLNVFLQGDPFDHIDDRGRATVETLRKQLEDVADRGMPFKGLAWFKLKSDRLGRPHDLRKPENEGRWAGWGRDIPVGEIFELLFDAPMPREIVCRAPTGNFCVTGERIRTRPKAFYEFCLRLTEADPHDQGNTGHAFERLWQHIFNGNTAWNRDRYE
- a CDS encoding LarC family nickel insertion protein; amino-acid sequence: MSTVYLDCSTGVSGDMLLAALSHALEEWLGPGSGFDFLEKELSGLGLDGFGLKWTEKRIAGLRTRHVDVLQTREQPLRHYADLCRIIERSGLGGRAGERSIRALRLLGEAEAKVHGVDLEQVHFHEIGAVDTLADICGSMLLLDALEAEETVCSPVDLGSGFVDCAHGRMPVPAPACAELAKGLTTFGSDCSMERATPTGLAILRTVADRFGSLPMGTLLGVGYGSGGRSSDEQPTYVRAMVLEKVAEG
- the larE gene encoding ATP-dependent sacrificial sulfur transferase LarE, with translation MSIEQLATHIAERSSDAGCVAVALSGGVDSGLVAAAAKLALGSRAVACTLVSELTPARDRERAMEVAERIGIEHRILKVSALSVPEVRRNQIDRCYHCKCLVFRAIKEELGDECLLLDGTNADDPSDRPGLKAVREFKVFSPLADLGLGKSHIRALAFDAGLPNWETPSESCLATRIPLGVELSAEDLHRVEVLENYLHSLGLDTVRVRPDNLMATVEYLPQYSEIIAENRDKIVALAIKIGLQSCTFKEWVE
- a CDS encoding MATE family efflux transporter; protein product: MNMVKRWHAQGGYKEALNIGFPLVVSMISNTVMTFTDRIFLGNYSLEALAASLPANVMSFLFLSFFMGVSEYVNVFIAQYTGACRPADVGRALWQGIWFCVPSGLFLAALLFLAEPMFRLGGHPPAIQRLEVIYFQILTVGSLPCLLGLCLSNFFAGRGLTKPVMLISMGSIFINVPLDYCLINGIGPFPEMGIAGAGLATVIGFIVPVIVYGLLIFTKKNEAVYKVRTAWRFDRELFGRFLHFGLPGGVQFFLDMFAISFFVFIVGRFGPVELASTSAVFSIYNLAFLPTIGMHVAASIMVGLAMGDNNPNRAAFSTHSVLHLALAYMGVMAVVFWFMPEFLLNLFRPRDAAGADFDAVLIMGEVLMRYCSVFTLLDAVAIVYMGGLKGAGDTRFIMAVMGASSIVCIVIPLLVLNGLSVTSIHGPWIFLLVYVMILASTFTYRFTRGPWRRIDLIGRDKPERS
- a CDS encoding MarR family winged helix-turn-helix transcriptional regulator — translated: MDFKTDYLFFADMARFNRLYAKGLSKRLSSYGVRPGYLEILFRLWEQDGITQKSLHKGIDVEQATLSNTLKRMERDGLLLRQRNPKDRRQSLIVLTDTGAGLRKLVQTAIDDLQSAVNARLSVTDRRYFRRILKQMNEHLFADQDDATLVLLDEVDETEPVPLMLTDEIER